The proteins below are encoded in one region of Segatella copri:
- the nadB gene encoding L-aspartate oxidase, whose protein sequence is MVYKYDFLIIGSGVAGMSYALKVARAHKGKVCMICKTSLDEANTSFAQGGVASVTNLEVDNFDKHIQDTMIAGDYISDYKAVKQVVTMAPEQIKELVQWGVNFDKQQDGKFDLHREGGHSEFRILHHADDTGAEIQRGLMEAVRNCPDIDIKENHFAVEIITQHHLGARVTRRTPYINCYGAYVLNPDTQKVDTYLSKVTVMCTGGCGAVYQTTTNPVIATGDGEAMVYRAKGTVADMEFVQFHPTALYHPGETHPAFLITEAMRGYGGILRLPNGESFMEKYDKRLSLAPRDIVARAIDKEMKIHGLDHVCLDVTHKNPEETKRHFPNIYAKCLSIGIDITKEYIPVRPAAHYMCGGIKVDLNGCSSINRLYALGECSCTGLHGGNRLASNSLIEAVVYAETAAKHSIEHVDEYDFNEKVPAWNDEGTLTNEEKVLITQSVKEVGECMSNYVGIVRSDLRLKRAWDRLDLLYEETENLFKRVKVSKELCELRNMINVGYLITRMAIERKESRGLHYTIDYPVHAYDKE, encoded by the coding sequence ATGGTTTATAAGTATGATTTTCTGATTATCGGCTCAGGAGTTGCCGGTATGAGTTACGCCCTGAAAGTAGCCAGAGCGCATAAAGGTAAGGTGTGTATGATTTGCAAGACCTCGCTCGACGAGGCTAACACGTCATTTGCACAGGGTGGTGTTGCGTCAGTTACCAACTTGGAAGTGGATAACTTCGACAAGCACATTCAAGACACGATGATTGCTGGTGATTATATCAGCGATTATAAAGCAGTGAAGCAGGTTGTCACCATGGCACCGGAGCAGATCAAGGAGCTCGTGCAGTGGGGCGTCAACTTCGATAAGCAGCAGGACGGCAAGTTCGACCTACACCGTGAGGGCGGTCACAGCGAGTTCCGCATCCTTCATCATGCCGATGATACGGGTGCAGAAATCCAGCGCGGTCTGATGGAGGCTGTGCGCAACTGTCCGGATATCGATATCAAGGAAAATCATTTCGCAGTAGAGATTATCACACAGCACCACTTGGGTGCCCGTGTTACTCGCCGCACACCTTATATCAACTGTTACGGTGCATACGTATTGAATCCTGACACCCAGAAGGTGGATACCTATCTGAGCAAGGTTACCGTGATGTGTACCGGTGGATGTGGTGCCGTTTATCAGACTACCACCAACCCTGTGATTGCCACTGGCGATGGTGAGGCGATGGTATACCGTGCCAAGGGTACCGTGGCCGACATGGAGTTTGTCCAGTTCCACCCAACCGCTCTTTATCATCCGGGCGAGACTCATCCTGCCTTCCTCATCACCGAGGCTATGCGTGGATACGGTGGCATCTTGCGTCTGCCTAACGGCGAAAGTTTCATGGAGAAATATGATAAGCGTCTGAGTCTGGCACCTCGTGACATCGTGGCTCGTGCCATCGATAAGGAGATGAAGATTCACGGATTGGATCATGTCTGTCTCGATGTAACCCATAAGAATCCAGAGGAGACCAAGCGTCACTTCCCTAATATCTACGCCAAGTGTCTGAGCATCGGCATCGACATCACCAAGGAGTATATCCCTGTTCGTCCTGCCGCTCACTATATGTGTGGTGGTATCAAGGTAGATTTGAACGGCTGTTCAAGCATCAACCGTCTCTATGCCCTGGGCGAGTGTTCATGCACCGGTCTGCATGGCGGTAACCGTCTTGCCAGCAACTCGCTCATCGAGGCTGTGGTTTATGCCGAGACTGCTGCCAAGCACAGTATTGAACATGTAGATGAGTACGACTTCAATGAGAAGGTACCAGCATGGAACGATGAAGGTACTTTGACCAACGAAGAGAAGGTGCTGATTACACAGAGCGTGAAAGAGGTGGGCGAATGCATGAGCAACTATGTAGGCATCGTGCGCAGCGACCTCCGTCTGAAGCGAGCATGGGACCGTCTCGACCTTCTCTACGAAGAGACAGAAAATCTCTTCAAGCGTGTAAAAGTAAGCAAGGAACTCTGCGAGCTCCGCAACATGATTAACGTGGGTTATCTCATCACCCGCATGGCGATAGAACGCAAGGAGAGCCGTGGTCTCCACTATACCATCGACTACCCTGTTCACGCTTACGACAAGGAGTAA
- the dacB gene encoding D-alanyl-D-alanine carboxypeptidase/D-alanyl-D-alanine endopeptidase, with amino-acid sequence MKKIIYMMLGLMMVWISVPVQAQNVIEDEGIETVDEEDVSDSTLVDSLAADTLTQKLPWPESVKVGIDKLLESKMFETSQVGLMVWDLSADSCIYQRNERQLMRPASTMKLLTAITALDKLGGSYQFKTTLKYTGTIENGVLTGDVYCIGGMDPRFNSDDMSAFVNSLKDMGVDTIRGSIYADRSLKDVDLLGEGWCWDDDNPVLSPLVFQRKDIFMDKFLAKLREEGIEYSCFGASEKTCPASAFTVCTRFHTMDQILHKMMKESDNLYAESMYYQIAASTGNKWASAKSARNVERQLIRKIGLDPARYKLADGSGLSLYNYLSAELEVKLLRYAYLNGNIMDHLKHSLPIGGVDGTLKKRMKNSFVHGNVKAKTGTLTGIISLAGYCTAANGHELCFAIINNGIMHGNNARHFADKVCTLLCQP; translated from the coding sequence ATGAAAAAGATAATATATATGATGTTGGGTCTGATGATGGTATGGATATCCGTACCGGTGCAGGCCCAGAATGTGATTGAAGATGAGGGAATAGAAACGGTTGATGAGGAGGATGTTTCCGACTCTACACTCGTTGACTCCCTGGCAGCGGATACGCTGACTCAGAAATTGCCTTGGCCAGAATCGGTGAAGGTGGGTATTGATAAACTCCTTGAAAGCAAGATGTTCGAAACATCACAGGTAGGACTGATGGTCTGGGACCTGTCTGCTGACTCTTGTATCTATCAGAGAAATGAACGACAGCTGATGCGTCCGGCAAGTACGATGAAGCTCCTGACTGCCATTACGGCGCTCGATAAGTTGGGTGGTTCTTACCAGTTTAAAACCACTCTGAAATATACCGGTACCATTGAGAATGGAGTATTGACGGGGGATGTCTATTGTATAGGCGGTATGGATCCCCGTTTCAACAGCGATGATATGTCGGCATTTGTCAATAGTCTGAAGGATATGGGTGTTGACACCATCCGTGGCAGCATCTATGCCGACCGCTCTTTGAAGGATGTCGACCTGTTGGGTGAAGGCTGGTGCTGGGATGATGACAATCCGGTGCTTTCGCCACTGGTGTTCCAGCGCAAGGACATCTTTATGGATAAGTTTCTTGCCAAGCTCCGTGAGGAAGGCATCGAATATTCCTGCTTTGGGGCTTCAGAGAAGACTTGCCCTGCGAGTGCCTTTACGGTCTGTACCCGATTCCATACGATGGATCAGATTCTGCATAAGATGATGAAGGAGAGTGATAATCTCTATGCCGAGAGCATGTATTATCAGATTGCGGCTTCTACGGGCAATAAATGGGCGAGTGCCAAGAGTGCCCGGAATGTGGAAAGACAGCTTATCCGTAAGATAGGACTCGATCCGGCAAGATATAAACTGGCTGACGGCTCGGGACTTTCGCTCTATAATTATCTCAGTGCCGAACTGGAGGTGAAGTTGTTGCGTTATGCTTATCTCAACGGTAATATCATGGACCATCTGAAGCATTCGCTGCCTATCGGTGGGGTTGACGGTACGTTGAAGAAGCGTATGAAGAACAGTTTTGTGCATGGCAATGTGAAAGCAAAGACGGGTACGCTGACGGGCATCATCTCATTGGCTGGTTACTGTACCGCAGCCAATGGTCATGAACTCTGTTTCGCCATCATCAACAATGGTATCATGCATGGCAATAATGCCAGACACTTTGCAGACAAAGTATGTACTTTGCTCTGCCAACCGTGA
- the mutY gene encoding A/G-specific adenine glycosylase — protein MNSFSAVIIRWFREYGRDLPWRETKDPYAIWLSEIILQQTRIAQGWEYWERFMKTYPKVEDLAAASEDDVLKLWQGLGYYSRARNLHAAAKQIVELGHFPDTLEGIKALKGVGDYTAAAIGSFAFDIPAAVVDGNVYRVLSRYFGIDTPINSTQGKKKFAALAQSLLPASSAQQLSATALSPVAAYNQGMMDFGAIQCTPQSPKCLVCPLAETCEALRTGRVEELPVKNKTLKVKTRHLSYIYIRCKGEVAIHRRGEGDIWQGLWEPYNASDAPQLPAFVHNPLLLAKDVKHVLTHRILLADFYLQETETRPLLPDDYIWVKEDEIEQYGVPRLIEIMLEMVQAKS, from the coding sequence ATGAATAGTTTTTCGGCTGTCATTATCCGTTGGTTTCGTGAGTATGGTAGGGATTTGCCTTGGCGCGAAACCAAGGATCCTTATGCCATCTGGCTGAGCGAAATCATCCTTCAGCAAACCCGCATCGCACAGGGATGGGAATATTGGGAGCGGTTCATGAAGACCTATCCCAAGGTTGAAGACTTGGCTGCTGCCAGCGAGGATGATGTCTTGAAACTCTGGCAGGGATTGGGGTATTACTCGCGAGCCCGCAACCTTCATGCTGCTGCCAAACAGATAGTGGAGCTCGGTCATTTCCCTGATACGCTTGAAGGTATCAAAGCCCTGAAAGGGGTGGGCGATTATACTGCAGCAGCCATCGGTTCTTTTGCCTTTGATATTCCGGCGGCAGTAGTAGATGGCAATGTGTACCGGGTTCTTTCACGTTACTTCGGAATAGATACTCCTATCAACTCAACGCAGGGGAAAAAAAAGTTTGCTGCGTTGGCTCAATCACTCTTGCCTGCTTCGTCTGCTCAGCAACTTTCTGCTACAGCATTATCGCCTGTTGCTGCCTATAACCAGGGCATGATGGATTTCGGGGCTATCCAGTGCACTCCCCAATCTCCGAAGTGTCTTGTCTGTCCGCTTGCCGAAACCTGTGAGGCGTTGAGAACAGGAAGGGTAGAGGAGTTGCCGGTGAAGAACAAGACACTGAAGGTGAAAACGCGCCATCTCTCCTATATATATATAAGGTGTAAAGGCGAAGTGGCTATCCACCGTCGCGGCGAGGGTGATATCTGGCAAGGATTGTGGGAACCATATAACGCATCAGATGCTCCGCAACTGCCTGCCTTTGTCCATAATCCTCTTCTCCTGGCTAAGGATGTGAAGCATGTACTTACCCATCGCATCCTCCTTGCCGACTTCTATCTGCAGGAAACAGAAACCCGCCCCCTGCTCCCTGATGATTATATCTGGGTGAAAGAGGACGAGATAGAACAGTATGGTGTTCCAAGGTTGATAGAAATCATGTTGGAAATGGTTCAAGCTAAATCATAA
- a CDS encoding mechanosensitive ion channel family protein, which translates to MEEIRKFVDEMITWAGVTGDFVPMLRHILLTITAILLAMLSDFLCRKILVPLISKITDKTDITWDDVLLNKKVLTSACHIVPAVVIWSLMPLIYLEYPIFKEILERATGIYIVVMSVRTVLVFIGSFKGLEDSQERRSSAQQYFHTFCGVLRVLMLFVAAVVVIAILLGKNPMTLFAGLGATSAVLMLVFKDTITGLAAGVRLTSNDMLHKGDWITVKSVDANGIVEDMSLTTVKVRNFDNTIVTISPTTLVNGSFQNWIGMQKSGGRRVKRVVYFDFRSVRLVDETLKRNLLAKHFATEDSFKLKESLQKAIDKDIQEGKDIEDLKNPAALAPTNLQLYRKFMEKYLRQRPEVNTDLTLMVRHMEATQCGLPIEFYFFIKDKVWVNYEHILADIMEHAYALANEFGLKIYEQYPEQ; encoded by the coding sequence ATGGAGGAAATTCGTAAGTTTGTAGATGAAATGATAACATGGGCAGGAGTCACCGGTGATTTTGTGCCCATGCTGCGCCATATTTTGCTCACCATTACTGCCATCCTCTTGGCGATGCTGAGCGATTTCCTGTGTCGCAAGATACTGGTTCCGCTCATCAGTAAGATTACTGATAAGACGGACATCACTTGGGATGATGTGCTGCTGAACAAGAAGGTGCTCACCTCGGCTTGCCATATTGTGCCGGCTGTGGTGATATGGTCGCTCATGCCGCTGATTTATCTGGAGTATCCGATATTCAAGGAGATATTGGAGCGGGCTACGGGCATTTATATCGTGGTGATGTCGGTGCGTACGGTTCTGGTCTTCATCGGGTCTTTCAAAGGACTGGAGGATTCTCAGGAACGACGCTCGTCGGCTCAGCAGTATTTCCATACTTTCTGCGGTGTTCTCAGGGTATTGATGCTCTTCGTGGCTGCTGTGGTGGTGATTGCCATCCTGCTAGGCAAAAACCCGATGACCCTCTTTGCCGGTTTGGGTGCTACCTCGGCTGTCCTGATGCTGGTCTTCAAGGATACCATCACGGGATTGGCGGCTGGTGTGCGTCTTACCAGCAATGATATGTTGCATAAGGGCGACTGGATTACGGTGAAGTCGGTGGATGCCAATGGTATCGTTGAGGATATGTCACTCACGACCGTGAAGGTGCGCAACTTTGATAACACCATCGTTACTATTTCGCCTACTACCCTGGTTAACGGTTCGTTCCAGAACTGGATTGGTATGCAGAAGAGTGGTGGACGAAGAGTGAAGCGCGTGGTTTACTTCGATTTCCGTAGTGTCCGTCTGGTGGATGAGACATTAAAACGTAATCTGCTTGCCAAGCATTTCGCCACCGAAGATTCGTTTAAGTTGAAGGAGTCGTTGCAGAAGGCGATAGATAAAGATATACAAGAAGGGAAGGATATTGAGGATTTAAAGAATCCTGCAGCCCTTGCCCCTACCAATCTCCAGCTTTACCGTAAATTCATGGAGAAGTATCTGCGCCAGCGTCCGGAGGTCAATACCGATCTCACATTGATGGTGCGCCACATGGAAGCCACGCAATGCGGTCTCCCTATCGAGTTCTATTTCTTCATTAAGGATAAGGTATGGGTGAATTATGAGCACATTCTCGCCGATATCATGGAGCATGCCTATGCCTTGGCGAATGAGTTCGGTCTGAAGATTTACGAGCAATATCCGGAACAGTAA